Below is a genomic region from Anoxybacillus flavithermus.
AGCCGGCGAACACGTCGCGAACGGCCTGCTCGCGCCAACCGCTGCGCTCAATGCCACACATCTCCGCTTCCGGCGGCGCAAGGCGAAAGCGCGGCATCCACATTTCCCCTTCGCCGTCCGTATCAAGCCAAATTCGCTCAGGATCGAGCACAAGCCGCTTGTTCCACACCGACATGGCGTATAAGGCCATCGGCGCCAAAAAGCTTAGGCGCTTGACGAGCATCGAAACGGCAACCGCGTCATTTGCCGCCCCCATCTCGGCGCGGACGTGCGCCACATACTTCGCGAGCTGCCCGTCATCATTCAGCAGCCGGGCCAACAACATCGATGACGAGACATCAGCAGCTTCGCTTGAAAAACGGTACGTTTCCAACGTTTTCATTTCGTCTTCACGCAATCTCATCACGATACGCCTTCTTTCTGTAAAATTCTCCGTCCTTTCCCATACGGAATGCAAAGCGGGGTGCCAAAGATCGGATCGTACGTGATTTGGCAATCCATTTGGAACACATCTTTCACGAGCTGGCGGGAAATAACATCCTCCGGCTTTCCTTCGGCATACACCGTTTTATCGCGAATGGCGACGAGATGATGGGCGTAACGGCACGCTAAATTCAAATCGTGAAGCACCATGACGATCGTCCGCTGTTCTGTTGCATTGAGTTCGAACAATAAATCCAAAATATCAATTTGATGCGCCAAATCTAAGTAAGTGGTCGGCTCGTCAAGCAAGATGATGTCTGTTTCTTGCGCTAATGTCATGGCAATCCATGCGCGCTGGCGCTGGCCGCCGGACAGCGAATCAACCGGCCGCTCGGCAAGCTCTGTCAGTCCTGTTGCTGACAAAGCGCGCGCAACGGCGCGCTCATCTTCGTCGCTCCATTGCTTGAGCCACGTTTGATATGGGTAACGCCCTTGCTTGACGAGCTGAAGGACCGTCAATCCTTCCGGAGCCACAGGCGACTGCGGCAAAATGGCCAAACGGCGGGCGATTTCCTTGGTCGGCTGCTTGGCAATCTCTTTTCCATCAAGCAAGACAGCGCCGCCTGCCGGCTTCAACAGACGAGCCAAGGCGCGCAGCAACGTCGACTTGCCGCAGCCGTTCGCGCCGATGAACACCGTGATTTTCCCTTTTGGAATCGTCAAGTTCAACCGATCGATAATGAGCGCATCCCCGTACGACAATGTCAATTCTTTCGCCTGCAGCGCGTGCATGTTTGCCCCCTCCTTCATTTATGGTTTCCGGGTTCGGTACAACA
It encodes:
- a CDS encoding IucA/IucC family C-terminal-domain containing protein produces the protein MRLREDEMKTLETYRFSSEAADVSSSMLLARLLNDDGQLAKYVAHVRAEMGAANDAVAVSMLVKRLSFLAPMALYAMSVWNKRLVLDPERIWLDTDGEGEMWMPRFRLAPPEAEMCGIERSGWREQAVRDVFAGLFAPLIVRLRRLTRVSPLILWENVSIYVYWVYERWLEDESLAPVADRLRDDFYFLVYDANGSITSD
- a CDS encoding ABC transporter ATP-binding protein, with the protein product MHALQAKELTLSYGDALIIDRLNLTIPKGKITVFIGANGCGKSTLLRALARLLKPAGGAVLLDGKEIAKQPTKEIARRLAILPQSPVAPEGLTVLQLVKQGRYPYQTWLKQWSDEDERAVARALSATGLTELAERPVDSLSGGQRQRAWIAMTLAQETDIILLDEPTTYLDLAHQIDILDLLFELNATEQRTIVMVLHDLNLACRYAHHLVAIRDKTVYAEGKPEDVISRQLVKDVFQMDCQITYDPIFGTPLCIPYGKGRRILQKEGVS